One segment of Phragmites australis chromosome 13, lpPhrAust1.1, whole genome shotgun sequence DNA contains the following:
- the LOC133888402 gene encoding uncharacterized protein LOC133888402: protein MSRFFSPRSQLTAAAAIVEARLPRPSMTFYDPSSDHCSGSMHFMLLDRDKVLATDQTGRASVYHAGLHALRTAPTLTRPKHRPVSVAVGDSSLYVLDSTSRTPGGPKEEHCFEALVYERGRLYNDVFWEHDWCCHSLPTPPYRPSAIHAYTVFGGSDLWVSTEDEGTYSFDTARGAWANQGHWKLPFRGLAHYVPEYKLWFGLSRSNSKGRHNLFCAFDLATAAKRQSTPVPRNAWKDLWPPKEWMPDTSFLVHLGSARFCIARFFGNYRRDHPCQMDADAEHETLAVFTAVEVQPCGKTGKGLQMIKYKSECYNLGGGIDQWVL, encoded by the coding sequence ATGTCGCGCTTCTTCTCTCCGAGATCGCAGCTGACTGCGGCTGCGGCGATCGTGGAAGCTCGGCTGCCTCGCCCCTCCATGACCTTCTACGACCCCTCGTCGGATCACTGTAGCGGGTCCATGCACTTCATGCTCCTTGACCGCGACAAGGTGCTCGCCACGGACCAGACGGGCCGCGCCTCCGTCTACCACGCCGGCCTGCACGCCTTGCGCACCGCGCCCACCCTCACCAGACCCAAGCACCGGCCCGTGTCCGTCGCCGTCGGGGACAGCAGCCTCTACGTCCTCGACTCGACCAGCAGAACGCCCGGCGGCCCTAAGGAGGAGCACTGCTTCGAGGCTCTCGTCTACGAGCGCGGCCGCCTCTACAACGATGTCTTCTGGGAACATGACTGGTGCTGCCACTCTCTCCCGACGCCGCCCTACCGACCCTCCGCAATCCACGCCTACACGGTGTTCGGCGGCTCGGACTTGTGGGTGTCCACGGAGGACGAGGGCACCTACTCGTTCGACACGGCGCGCGGTGCCTGGGCCAACCAGGGACACTGGAAATTGCCGTTCCGGGGCCTTGCCCACTATGTCCCCGAGTACAAACTCTGGTTTGGCCTCTCCCGCAGTAACAGTAAGGGCCGACACAATCTTTTCTGTGCCTTCGACCTCGCCACCGCTGCCAAGCGGCAGTCGACCCCGGTCCCACGCAATGCCTGGAAAGACCTCTGGCCGCCCAAGGAGTGGATGCCAGATACATCCTTCCTCGTGCACCTGGGCTCCGCCAGGTTTTGCATTGCCAGGTTCTTCGGGAACTATCGTAGAGATCACCCATGCCAGATGGACGCTGATGCGGAGCATGAGACGCTCGCTGTTTTCACCGCCGTAGAGGTGCAGCCGTGCGGCAAGACAGGCAAGGGACTTCAGATGATCAAGTACAAATCCGAATGTTACAACCTCGGTGGCGGCATCGACCAGTGGGTGCTTTGA